From the genome of Halostella limicola, one region includes:
- a CDS encoding universal stress protein: MYDTILVPTDGSDHAVRAAGHGLSLARAFDATVHVVSAVDVQAAAGPFDVGGVGDDFVARLEAKAEETIDAVEAIADESDDVRTAVLRGTPSDAILEYADDHDAELIAMGTHGRSGLKRYIAGSVTERVVRLADVPVLTTRATERSRVGDGYEEILVPTDGSELAAAAIEHGIAIAQRFDARVHAVNIVDVSGIAATPNYTPPIELIERYESEGEAATERIATVARDAGLDAVTEVREGFSAVDLLEYADENDIDLIAMGTAGRSGLDRFLLGSTTERVIRRADVPVVAVNPGESADD; this comes from the coding sequence ATGTACGATACGATTCTGGTACCGACGGACGGAAGCGACCACGCGGTCCGAGCCGCCGGACACGGACTGAGCCTCGCACGCGCGTTCGACGCGACGGTCCACGTGGTCAGCGCCGTGGACGTTCAGGCGGCGGCGGGGCCGTTCGACGTCGGCGGGGTCGGCGACGACTTCGTCGCCCGACTCGAAGCGAAAGCGGAGGAGACCATCGACGCGGTCGAAGCGATCGCCGACGAGTCGGACGACGTTCGAACGGCGGTTCTCAGGGGGACCCCGTCCGACGCGATACTCGAATACGCGGACGACCACGACGCCGAGTTGATCGCGATGGGGACCCACGGCCGGTCCGGTCTGAAGCGCTACATCGCGGGGAGCGTGACCGAACGCGTCGTCAGGCTCGCCGACGTGCCGGTTCTCACGACCCGGGCGACCGAACGGAGTCGCGTCGGGGACGGGTACGAGGAGATCCTCGTCCCGACCGACGGGAGCGAGCTCGCGGCCGCGGCGATCGAACACGGGATCGCGATCGCCCAGCGGTTCGACGCCCGCGTTCACGCGGTGAACATCGTCGACGTGAGTGGGATCGCCGCCACCCCCAACTACACCCCACCGATCGAACTGATAGAGCGATACGAGTCAGAAGGGGAAGCGGCGACGGAGCGGATCGCGACGGTGGCCCGTGACGCGGGTCTCGACGCCGTCACCGAGGTCCGCGAGGGGTTCTCGGCCGTGGACCTCCTCGAGTACGCCGACGAGAACGATATCGACCTGATCGCGATGGGGACGGCCGGCCGGTCGGGACTCGACCGGTTCCTCCTCGGGAGTACCACCGAACGCGTCATCAGACGCGCCGACGTGCCAGTCGTCGCCGTCAATCCGGGGGAGAGCGCGGACGACTGA
- a CDS encoding helix-turn-helix domain-containing protein has protein sequence MSYTVEESGTGADVGPLDVRLAIDADTATGCPLSGRDVDGVRQSMTNGDAGEDETCQVAVDDAEAHGYCRTPVTETCPCAVFDEHDCISDLEAVRDGRLLFSIIVPGRETLRSLVDDLRSIGASVSLERIRADDAEDDAVSDGVVLTPKQREVLSLAIESGYYDRPRGASLDDLADELDVTPSAVSQRLNAIERKLVCERAREFDLR, from the coding sequence ATGAGCTACACCGTCGAGGAGAGCGGAACCGGTGCGGACGTCGGTCCGCTCGACGTGCGGCTGGCCATCGACGCCGACACCGCCACGGGGTGCCCGCTCAGCGGGCGAGACGTCGACGGGGTGCGGCAGTCGATGACCAACGGCGACGCGGGGGAAGACGAGACGTGTCAGGTCGCGGTCGACGACGCCGAGGCGCACGGCTACTGCCGGACCCCGGTAACCGAGACCTGTCCCTGTGCGGTCTTCGACGAGCACGACTGCATCTCCGACCTCGAAGCCGTCAGGGACGGCCGGCTACTGTTCTCGATCATCGTCCCCGGTCGCGAGACGCTGCGCTCGCTCGTCGACGACCTCAGATCCATCGGCGCGTCGGTGTCGCTCGAACGGATCCGAGCCGACGACGCCGAGGACGACGCGGTGTCGGACGGCGTCGTGTTGACCCCGAAGCAGCGTGAAGTGCTCTCGCTCGCGATCGAGTCCGGGTACTACGACCGGCCGCGGGGGGCCTCGCTGGACGACCTCGCGGACGAACTCGACGTCACTCCGTCGGCGGTGTCCCAGCGTCTCAACGCGATCGAGCGAAAGCTGGTCTGCGAGCGGGCTCGCGAGTTCGACCTCCGGTGA
- a CDS encoding universal stress protein translates to MYERILLPTDGSEGSRRAIDHAVAIADETGASIHALYVVDTSEYKTLDGPVVDSIEARGRKALKVVEEVGARADVDVETALRRGIPHAEILAAARSLDVDGIVMGTNGRTGLDRVLLGSVAERVVREAKVPVTTVRAIETAPAVDSPEEAIDRATAALDETGDGQAEPLEEPYRGTSSWIVPMRAGSGEFRVHVDAETGKTRVAGTGD, encoded by the coding sequence ATGTACGAACGCATCCTGCTACCGACGGACGGCAGCGAGGGGAGTCGACGGGCGATCGACCACGCGGTCGCGATCGCGGACGAGACCGGGGCGTCGATCCACGCCCTCTACGTGGTCGATACTTCCGAGTACAAGACGCTCGACGGGCCGGTCGTGGACTCGATCGAAGCCCGCGGACGCAAGGCCCTGAAGGTCGTCGAGGAGGTGGGCGCGCGGGCCGACGTCGACGTCGAGACCGCCTTGCGGCGCGGCATCCCCCACGCCGAGATCCTTGCGGCGGCGAGAAGCCTCGACGTGGACGGGATCGTCATGGGGACGAACGGTCGCACCGGTCTTGACCGCGTGCTCCTCGGGAGCGTCGCCGAGCGCGTGGTCCGGGAGGCGAAGGTCCCCGTGACCACGGTTCGAGCGATCGAGACGGCGCCGGCGGTCGACTCCCCGGAGGAGGCGATCGACCGCGCCACTGCAGCACTCGACGAGACAGGGGACGGGCAGGCCGAGCCGCTGGAGGAACCCTACCGCGGCACGAGTTCCTGGATCGTTCCGATGCGTGCCGGGAGCGGCGAGTTCAGGGTTCACGTCGACGCGGAGACCGGGAAGACGCGGGTCGCGGGGACCGGCGACTGA
- a CDS encoding ferredoxin family protein — MSTHPKTPDVDNATLEDRLYTVKYEDPGDSHLDVKVPGFCAERCDTDDCVDVCPADVWRKEEGDDVPTIAYENCLECGSCRFACPYNNVEWEYPENGSGVTYRYG; from the coding sequence ATGAGCACCCATCCCAAGACGCCCGACGTCGACAACGCGACGCTCGAAGACCGACTCTACACAGTCAAGTACGAGGACCCCGGCGACTCCCACCTGGACGTGAAGGTGCCGGGGTTCTGCGCGGAGCGGTGCGACACCGACGACTGCGTCGACGTCTGCCCCGCCGACGTCTGGCGGAAGGAGGAGGGCGACGACGTGCCGACGATCGCGTACGAGAACTGCCTGGAGTGTGGGAGCTGTCGGTTCGCCTGCCCGTACAACAACGTCGAGTGGGAGTATCCGGAGAACGGCTCCGGGGTGACCTATCGGTACGGCTAG
- a CDS encoding DoxX family protein — MSYQAANPLSEEFEFELSGALTGYWLAFLRVVVGWWFFHSGVTKLIEDGLAYSYGPIYLQGMEGTALGPIPVWMGNNLGWFIEAMVPLGETLIGLGLMVGALVRLASLFGALFMTLFWLGNAGFGHGLVNGDLMGLLLFVTMMVLATGRYYGLDAILERTRFVEQRPKLRYLLG, encoded by the coding sequence ATGTCATATCAAGCGGCCAACCCCCTGTCGGAGGAGTTCGAGTTCGAACTCTCGGGGGCGCTCACGGGATACTGGCTCGCGTTCCTGCGCGTCGTCGTCGGCTGGTGGTTCTTCCACTCCGGCGTGACGAAACTCATCGAGGACGGCCTGGCCTACAGCTACGGGCCGATATACCTGCAGGGGATGGAGGGTACCGCGCTCGGCCCCATCCCGGTCTGGATGGGGAACAACCTCGGCTGGTTCATCGAGGCGATGGTGCCCCTCGGCGAGACGCTCATCGGCCTCGGCCTCATGGTCGGGGCGCTGGTGCGGCTGGCCTCCCTGTTCGGGGCGCTGTTCATGACCCTGTTCTGGCTCGGCAACGCCGGGTTCGGGCACGGCCTCGTGAACGGCGACCTGATGGGCCTGCTGCTGTTCGTCACGATGATGGTGCTTGCCACCGGGCGCTACTACGGCCTCGACGCCATCCTCGAACGGACGCGCTTCGTCGAACAACGCCCGAAACTCCGGTACCTGCTCGGTTAA
- a CDS encoding universal stress protein — protein sequence MYDRILLPTDGSDVAESAAAAAIALAQRYDAELHAIHVSESNRVVSRSAGDNELDRRGSQAATAAGERAANVGLDATTAVVEDADSVHRGILDYADEHDIDCIVMGTYGRTGLDRLVVGSVTERTLRESPVPVLTVHEDSVIDPGVDAVLVPTDGSDFAAAAADHAIELALTTGTALHVVYVVDPGMVWGNVNTGVVRDSLEEMGQQATERIASRAEASGVSNVETAILNGNPSREIADYAAERGVDYVVMGTHGRTGMDRYLLGSVTERVIRRSEVPVLATTDRGPRD from the coding sequence ATGTACGACCGAATCCTGTTACCGACCGACGGCAGCGACGTCGCGGAGTCCGCGGCAGCGGCGGCTATCGCCCTCGCACAGCGGTACGACGCCGAGTTGCACGCTATTCACGTCTCCGAGTCGAACCGGGTGGTGTCCCGGTCCGCGGGCGATAATGAGCTCGACCGCCGCGGCAGCCAGGCGGCGACAGCGGCCGGCGAGAGGGCCGCCAACGTCGGGCTCGACGCGACGACGGCGGTCGTCGAAGATGCCGACTCGGTCCATCGCGGTATCCTCGACTACGCCGACGAGCACGATATCGACTGCATCGTCATGGGGACGTACGGCCGGACCGGGCTCGACCGACTGGTCGTCGGGAGCGTCACGGAGCGGACGTTGCGCGAATCTCCGGTTCCGGTCCTGACCGTCCACGAGGACAGCGTCATCGATCCGGGCGTCGACGCGGTGCTGGTGCCGACAGACGGTAGCGACTTCGCGGCGGCGGCAGCCGACCACGCGATCGAACTCGCGCTGACGACCGGTACCGCTCTCCACGTCGTCTACGTCGTCGACCCCGGCATGGTCTGGGGCAACGTGAACACCGGCGTGGTCCGCGACTCGCTCGAGGAGATGGGGCAGCAGGCGACCGAACGGATCGCCAGCCGAGCCGAGGCGTCGGGCGTTTCCAACGTCGAAACGGCGATTCTGAACGGGAATCCGTCCCGCGAGATCGCCGACTACGCCGCCGAACGTGGGGTGGATTACGTCGTGATGGGCACGCACGGACGAACCGGGATGGATCGGTACCTCCTCGGCAGCGTCACCGAGCGCGTGATCCGTCGCAGCGAGGTCCCGGTACTCGCGACCACGGATCGCGGGCCGCGTGACTGA
- a CDS encoding pyridoxamine 5'-phosphate oxidase family protein: protein MSQDIGEALSAEEIDGFLRERGLGVLGFATGSEAYTIPIAFAYDGDSNRCFFRFIMGSDSLKRSFVSETDVASLTVYEWKTKNQWKSVVMRGPIREVENADLDVAATLFSAIGEEAALEVFNDSLSEYETVWYELEASEITGRCRYVGSGPSHD from the coding sequence ATGTCTCAAGATATCGGCGAAGCACTGTCCGCGGAGGAGATCGATGGGTTTCTGAGGGAACGGGGGCTCGGGGTGCTGGGCTTCGCGACGGGGAGCGAAGCGTACACGATCCCGATCGCGTTCGCGTACGACGGAGACTCGAACCGCTGCTTCTTCCGGTTCATCATGGGCAGTGACAGCCTGAAGCGGTCCTTCGTCTCCGAGACGGACGTCGCGAGCCTGACGGTGTACGAGTGGAAAACCAAGAACCAGTGGAAAAGCGTCGTGATGAGGGGGCCGATCCGGGAAGTGGAGAACGCTGACCTGGACGTGGCGGCCACACTGTTCTCCGCTATCGGCGAAGAGGCCGCTCTCGAAGTGTTCAACGACTCCCTCTCCGAGTACGAGACGGTCTGGTACGAACTCGAGGCTTCGGAGATAACCGGCCGTTGTCGGTACGTCGGATCCGGCCCGAGTCACGACTGA
- a CDS encoding CBS domain-containing protein, protein MDIADIVSAEYEEFTPETRVSKLVGALDDPAVTGAVVRGDEYEGVVTRRQLAAARHHPDQKLGSVVWHVPRLTPDEDVRKVAQLMIDSDSRLLPVFESGDLIGVVTDDDILREVEPFLDAATVADAYSPDLVTVTPETTFGAALNAFRENRIAHLPVVEDDATVGILSLYDVTDVSVQSVRRSQGGDADGTGSFGAQVVGSAAGAGRGGFGAREGERERLLDLPVRDVMASPVRTIRPHETLDAAVREMDAVGGSSLVVTEDGSPGGILTKTDVLDALTWEAEGTRAVQVYGADLLDDVTYDDVATMIDEVGDRDRAMTVLDAKVHLHEHDETLRGTPLLLARVRLHTDEGQYLASGEGYGASRALNEARDVLERRIRDEKTRGRSKKHPTEAFWEKRFGWLLEE, encoded by the coding sequence ATGGACATCGCAGATATCGTTTCGGCGGAGTACGAAGAGTTCACACCGGAGACGCGGGTTTCGAAGCTCGTCGGAGCGCTCGACGACCCGGCGGTCACGGGCGCCGTCGTGCGCGGCGACGAGTACGAGGGGGTGGTCACGAGGCGCCAGCTCGCCGCCGCGCGCCACCACCCCGACCAAAAGCTCGGTTCGGTCGTCTGGCACGTCCCGCGACTCACGCCCGACGAGGACGTCCGAAAAGTCGCCCAGCTGATGATCGACAGCGATTCGCGGCTACTGCCGGTGTTCGAGAGCGGGGACCTGATCGGCGTCGTCACCGACGACGATATCCTCCGCGAGGTCGAGCCGTTCCTCGACGCGGCGACCGTCGCCGACGCGTACTCACCGGACCTCGTCACGGTGACTCCCGAGACGACGTTCGGAGCGGCGCTCAACGCCTTCCGCGAGAACCGCATCGCGCACCTCCCGGTCGTCGAGGACGACGCGACCGTCGGGATCCTGAGCCTCTACGACGTCACCGACGTCTCGGTCCAATCCGTTCGGCGGAGTCAGGGCGGAGACGCGGACGGGACCGGCTCGTTCGGGGCACAGGTGGTCGGCAGCGCCGCTGGCGCGGGCCGCGGCGGATTCGGAGCGCGGGAGGGAGAACGCGAACGGCTCCTGGACCTCCCGGTTCGTGACGTGATGGCCTCTCCCGTCCGGACGATCCGGCCACACGAGACGCTCGACGCGGCCGTCAGGGAGATGGACGCCGTCGGCGGCTCGTCGCTGGTCGTCACCGAGGACGGGAGTCCCGGTGGCATCCTCACCAAAACCGACGTCCTCGACGCCCTCACGTGGGAAGCGGAGGGGACTCGGGCCGTCCAGGTCTACGGTGCGGATCTGCTGGACGACGTGACGTACGACGACGTCGCGACGATGATCGACGAGGTCGGCGACAGGGACCGCGCGATGACCGTCCTCGACGCGAAGGTCCACCTGCACGAGCACGACGAGACCCTGCGCGGGACGCCGCTGCTGCTCGCCCGGGTGCGGTTACACACGGACGAGGGGCAGTACCTCGCCTCCGGAGAAGGGTACGGTGCCAGTCGGGCGCTGAACGAGGCACGCGACGTGCTGGAGCGACGGATCCGGGACGAGAAAACCCGCGGACGGAGCAAGAAGCACCCGACCGAAGCGTTCTGGGAGAAGCGCTTCGGGTGGCTGCTCGAGGAGTAA
- a CDS encoding CBS domain-containing protein, whose translation MPIEDLARSDVVTAESSASVEELASTMKERDVGSIVITDGNEPTGIVTDRDLTLRVLAEGTDPSAATAADVMSTDLCTIDRTAGFYQATELMSENGVRRLPVRDGDELSGIITADDLTELLAEEQEQVAEVIRAQRPPY comes from the coding sequence ATGCCAATCGAAGACCTAGCACGCAGCGACGTGGTCACCGCGGAGTCCAGCGCGTCGGTCGAGGAACTCGCCTCGACGATGAAAGAGCGAGACGTGGGTAGCATCGTGATAACCGACGGGAACGAACCGACCGGTATCGTGACCGATCGGGACCTGACGCTCCGGGTCCTCGCTGAGGGGACCGACCCGTCGGCCGCGACCGCCGCGGACGTGATGTCCACCGACCTGTGTACGATCGACCGAACCGCCGGGTTCTATCAGGCAACGGAGCTGATGTCCGAAAACGGCGTCCGTCGGCTCCCCGTCCGCGACGGCGACGAGCTGTCCGGCATCATCACGGCCGACGACCTGACGGAACTCCTCGCCGAGGAACAGGAGCAGGTCGCCGAGGTAATTCGCGCCCAGCGCCCGCCGTACTAA